From the Aquarana catesbeiana isolate 2022-GZ linkage group LG10, ASM4218655v1, whole genome shotgun sequence genome, the window TAAACACAAGGGGTTGCTCACTGGCACTGCTGCCATTTATAAAATGGCTAGTATTTTTATCAATTcatagcattctctgattggagtaGATGAAGAATTGGGTCTTGGACATCACAATATGCACttaatccaatcagagaatgccatgTTATAAAAAAAAGCAAGGTGCTCTGTGAACGGCAGCTTGTTTCCTAGCAAGCACCCCCCTGAGTTCACTATTCAACTGAAAAGCCATTTGGCACAGGATTCAGAAGTGGCAAGCATTGtagtagcaccaactactacagtgaaTGTCTTCTTCCCCTGCAGTCCCTCagatatacatatttacattgtgCCAAACTGGACCGAAGTAGCTAGGCAATTAAAATAAAGTagtcctcccaaaaaaaaaaaaaatcacgaaaaaaaaaaaaaaggcagaaattagATGTATACgaccaaaaaaaatgaaagacataATGGAAAGCATTCAGACAATTTCCATTACCCAAATATTGCAATCCAGTATGCCATTAAATTCTGATCGAAAATCAGGGTAATTTTCATAGTTTTCAGAAAGATGCAGGACCCTACCACATGTACGGGCAATAGGCCTTCTGGAAAAACTAGGCATTTCTTCAAATTGCACGTAGATGATCCCAGGCATATTTAAATCACTGCCAGTGCAGTACCTCAGAAACTTACACAAATTGCTTTTAGTGAGTTCTCTAATGTATTTTTTAAGATATTTTGATACCTCATTTTCCTTTGGCGACATGGCAATAGGGAATTCTAACTGCTTCAGAACTTTTTGACATGTTGGCTGGAGTTCTGTGTATTGTTGTGATAATAGGTCGACTGTAATAAACTGCATTTCCTGTAATATCTCTTTCCAGGCATCAATGACAAACATTGGTTTTTGTATTAATTCTTTGTGTGCTATCTCAAACAGTGTAGCTCTGTAACTGGTCGATGTTACTTTACGTCGACATCCATAATCATCAAGAACATCCATAAGTTCTGCTTCATCAACTGCTGAAAACGTGTCCAGAGCCGTGGCGAGGGTTTCTTTTTCGGAATAGCTGACATACTCAAAGAAATATTCAATTATGTCAGCATAAATACTTCCAAATAAGACTTCATGCATGAACGGAAGCGCAAGTTTTATAGGAAGGTACCCACAATCTTTGTAACCTTTCAGGATGATTCTGGCAATTGCTTTCCATGTTTCATATGTAAAGTCGTGCCTTATGAATGGTACTTTACAACTGTTTCCTAAAGTACACCGCTCATAAAATTCCTCCCAAAAATGACACAATGTATCTCTCATGACACCTGACCCACATGCAGGTTCTTCTGAGCCGTCTGGAAACAGACGTCTTACATGAATGTTTTGCCTTAAAATTTCGGGATTACTAAAAGCAGTGATCATATCGGTCAGACAGTTAGCATGGTGAATAGTTAACGTGTATTCCTCTTCATTTTCAGCAGGACTCGGAGATAACCATAGAAGAGTGCTTTCTAATATTTCATCAGAGGTGTCTAGTGGACCAAAATTAATTTCATTATCACTGTTGGTTAGCTCTCCAAGGGCAGAAGCTTGCACAGCTATATCACCTTCTTCCATCAGTATATTTTCAATCAAAACTGGTGTGTTATTTGTGGAATAATGCTCACTTTGAGTCGCCCCAACACAAACTGATGTGGGTAATGAAGGAAAGTAGGTAGAGTCTCCTCCTTCAGTATCAGCTTTAATAACAGTTTTCAGGTAAAAACGCAGAACAGAAAGTTTTACAAGCTCATACATTTTGCCTATTGTAATGTCATCAGAAAGAGGATTTTGCTGGAAGTCACAGACATCAAATGTAAAAAGGGATTCTTTTCCTCTTGGTGAATTTCCattaggaaaaaaaagtttttttgcttcaTGTAGTATTTCAGTCTTTCCAGCCTCCTTAGACATTTTAACCTTTCTGGTTCCGCCACCTTGTTTAGTTCTGACTTGTTTAAGTGTCCCTTTCACTTCATTAATCCAACCTACTTCAATCATCCGAGttacagacaatttttttttaggctCAATCTCTGCTTCATCATGGTCTTTACTTAGAAGACTTTTTTCAGGTTGGGTTTTTCTAAGTTTCATTTTGTTACGTAATTTTTCAAAAAGGCCCATTTTGCGCTTTGACAGTGGCTCTGATCGCCTACAGAAGTTGAACAGAGCTATTCTGTCTCCATATGATGGAATATACTTTGAAAGCGAATGGTCTTCCATGAGAAGTATAATATCTCTGTCAATCTAAAATGAAAGAATATAtttagcaaataaaataaaaaagtcaataTATAAAGTTATATCCACCTACATATAAAACTAGCAAGTATAATTTGACAATCATTTATCAAACCTCCCTGCAACAGACAAATTATCTATGGTGAAAAATATTACACAAGCttgttttttctttacataacTAGCAAACACTCTTCcacttttaaatgacaattactgcCAGCTAGTTTTACCAAGGTTTCTAAAATTCTGTGCTACAATGAAACACATACATCTGGCATACTCgtccaaaataaaaaaacctgGAGCTAACTTACAAAGATAATTTGTGACCCTTAGAAATGGTAATAGCTGCAAAGATTATGGCAAACTTCCGTCCAACATTTAGCAATAGCTCAAAATAAACAACACACATTAAGGGTGAAGTcaagcctaacactaaaatctttACATCTACAGACAAcgacgatctaagactaacctatctaaccctataAGGAAGAAACTGCTATACAGACCTTTTTGAAGCTGATGCGGTCCATTCTCCAGAGGCggaaactctgcagaggacacagtcgaCAACTGCTgtaaaatgaatggggagtgacgtcactcaTAGACTATGGGGCTGCCTCATCTGCACCCGCCTACGCAGAAAAGCCGCCGTTGACAGCTAAGCGTGGGACTGGATCATCTTCAGAAAAGATTTATGTATAGTGATTtcctctttacagggctagataggttagtcttagatcgtggtagactgtagatgtagagattttagtattaaggtggacttcccctttaatatttttattgttcagctaaaaaataaaatacaaaaataacctTTTCGTTTTGAAGGACTTGCAAAGTTTCTTCCGGAAGTCCACGATCTCGGAGAAATTCTATTACAGAATTTTCCTCAGACATGTTCAACTTTTTTAATCTAAAAAACAAATATTACAAATTTATTATAATTACTAGAATCCAAAAGTTTCATTTTACAAGAGATTTTCTGGCTTGTGCAACATAACCCAGAAGAAAGTGAAGTGTTTTTCCAACATACCATGAAGGCCTGGCACTACCAAATGCACTTTAGAAGGTACAGTTGCTCCAGACCAAATCGTTTGAGGGTGCTATGCACCTGCACTCACAGAAGCATGAGAGGGTGAACTGATGCAATGCGCACAAGATGCCACCCACTTTTTGCATGTGGGTGTGCTCCAAAAAGTGTGTTTCTTCCCAGTCTATATCTCATAGTGTGCCATGTTTACCCCGTTGGTATAGTCAATTCCACTTTGTATAGATTGAACAGGGCCTTCAGGTATACTAAAGAGATTGTGGAAGTAAAACATGCTTTACTGGGGCCAGCAATGAGAGTCCCCAGCAAGTGAGAGGGGCTAGTAATAACGCCCAGCATGTGTCAGAGCCAGCAtcgataacccctagcaaggtgtcagggcAAGAAAccaagttaaccacttgacaactggacactttaacccccttcctaaccagaccaattttatgctttcagagctcttacactttgaatgacaattactcagtcatgcaacactgtacccatatgaaatggttgtcctttcttcacacaaatagagctttcttttggtggcatttaatcaccactgggttttttattttttgtgctataaacgaaaaaagaccaaaaattccgtaaaaaataaatttttctttgcttctgttataaaattttgcaaattaagaatttttcttcatacattttggccaaattttatactgctacatatctttggtaaaaaataacccaaatcggtgtatattatttggtctgtgtgaaagttatagagtctacaagctgtggtgccaatcactgaaaattgatcacacctgaagtactgacggcctatctcctttcttgagaccctaacaagccaggacaatacaaatacccccccccctcccatgacccctttttggaaggttgacattccaaggtatttagtaagaggcatggtgagttttttgaagttgtaattttttccccacaattctttgaaaaagcaggatttttttttattcacaaaagtgtcatattatcaggttatttctcgcacacagcatatgcataccacaagttacaccccaaaatacattctactactccttctgaatatggcaataccacatgtgagacttttacacagcgtggccacatacagaggaccaacatgcaggaagccccatcaggcgttctaggagcataaactacacatcaaatttcttgactacctcttacacttttgaaggtcctggagcaccaggacaatggaaacgcccccaaaatgaccctattttggatagaaaacaacccaacgtataatctatgaggcataatgagtcttttgaacttgtcatttttttctacaagtttttggaaaatgtgtaaagaaaatgaatttttttttttttttacacaaagttgtccatttatacaatatttctaacacatagcatgtacataccaaaaatgacactccaaaatagattctcctcctcctcctgagtacggcgataccacatgtgtgagacttccacagcctggccacatacaggggccgagtatggctgagcatggccaagcatggcagggtatggcagagtatggctgggtttcaccaagtattgcagagtattgtggggtattgccgagtatggctgggtatcacagagtatgactgggtatggctgggtattgcagagtattgcacagtggtgtggggtattgcagagtattgcagcgtattgcacagtgttgtggggtattgcagagtactgcggggtattgccgagtattgcgggggtattgccgagtattgcggggtattgcagagtattgcggggtattgcagagtattgcggggtattgcagagtactgcggggtattgcagagtactgcggggtattgcagagtattgcacattattctggggcattgcagagtattgcagggcattgcagagcgttagggatggctgagcatggatggatggatggttggatgtcactgtgcagcgctttgggcactacacaaccagcccacagcgctgcagccatccatccccctctccgctcacagtgtaccaatcggtacacaggaggggaggagaggaacatatccgtgaccgccgggtctagaggacccggcgcatcacggatcccggtaaatggccgctgatcgcggccgtttaccatgtgatcgctccgtcaaatgacgaagcgatcacatgtaaacaaaccggcgtcatctcatttgacggagcgatcacatggtaaacggccgcgatcagcggccatttaccgggatccgtgatgcgccgggtcctctagacccggcggtcacggatatgttcaggtgcgcgccccagggggcgcgcaagaggggaactctgggaagacgtcatatgacgtgatcccagagttaagcaaccgccctgcaagccgtcattcggctaagggccggttgtaaagtggttaaatattgcagaatatgcagCCGTATGCTACATAACTAAGTTCCATTTCATGCTGATTAAACAAAATTAttcatgtatcttaaatagaaaacattttttagatcgattttatttcaaaagaattttatttaaataaatttgatataaaaaaaaaaacatttaaataaaaaaaaatcagattttatagattttttttgaaaaatcattgatttatatccaccctgtccctaagtgataaaaaaaaaaaaaaaaatcaaactgaactttcatgcatataaaaaaagacattatttaaaaaaaaaaaaaaaataacccaaaagtGCGCAAATCAAGCAAAATAATTAAAAACGTGAAATCAGTGAAAAATGCAATTCATTACCAACGtgtcaaaaatgaaaatgtattggtATAAAACAAATCATTCATAAACCACTCATACTTATAAATCAAAAGTCTTATGGAGATGGAGTGCATCCACGTGCAAAACAAAGTGCTCTGTGTTCCAGTATACAAAGTGCTCTAGCGCACAGAGTGCTAGTAAGATAATGGGGcctcttaccagaccttatctcaaattatagagattaaTGCCGcggtacacacggccggacttgccaatgggctaaactccgtcggcatttccgacggaaagatttagaacatgtcctatatctgagtccgtcggaaatgcagacagaaaaagtctttttctgtcgggaagtccagccGCGTGTACGCTGCATAATTGTAATAACTCTGTTTGGCTTGGAGGAGCCAACGTTTCCTTGAATCTCCACACAGCTCAATGACCCCAATGAACAGAATTAGCAGCAAAGTCCACCGAATTTAATGAAAAATATTAGCAAGCACTCCAGCAACAAGCTCCAACACACAGATGCATCAAATTTAAAAAGGGAGAAGTCTCATAGCGCAACAAAAATACTCAATTTATTCCATAAGATATTGCACTTACACAGATTCGGAAACAGCCATTTCACAAACACTGTTGCAGATTGGCCGCAATGTCATCCAGTGAACctcagcgtgatgacgtcacagagtTAGTTCTGCCAAATGTGTTTCTCCGTCTATGTTTGAATAAACAGCATGGCTGTTTGGACTATAACAAACAAAATAGAATATGGAGTGATCAATACTATGCAATATACAACAGTGTAAATAATGTACATGTCAGAACATGataatgtacaaaatatatatgGTGCAGTATTCAGGACTACTTAACATACAACAGAGCATTAGGAGTAGAGCAGCGAGGACTATGCTGTGTGCCCTCTTCATTAAGTCACATAACATAGCATATGCAATGATGAAGGTCaggactaggggtgcaacggatcgtcactgatCCATGATCCGTTCGAGGCAGGCGAGCGTTCCGCGGATGTGCCGATCCGCGGAGAGCTCGcctgcctcggccataggaaaggccgcggcttcggcctagctccggagcggcggccatcttggtacacccggcggcagccgctgtatcgtcaggaagtgacgtttcgtcgtcgccatcttgctacaccccacactcctttgcacagtactgtaatgatagagttagaagggggcaagcggacatcttacacccaccagagttttagattttaaagctattttccacacaaaacggagcttatatgcataaatacagtatttgctaatgtgacagaacacctctgattttcacatttaacattaaatgtgaaaatcagaggtgttctgtcacattagcaaccatgtaaggtcagcaggtttgctgttgcttttaaaatctaacatctaaacagtccgtccgatctacaaatactgtatttatgcatataaactccgttttgtgtggaaaatagcttttaaatctaaaactccggtgggtgtaacaagatttgtctttttttttcgttttttttgctgatccgaaaatgatccgatccgtgactctgatccgaggatcgatccgatccgtgagttttttgatccgttgcaggACTGAGGTAGCATATTGAATTTTGGCATTAGGACTATGTACAACATTAGCTGCCCAGTGCTtcctcttacattggtgctcagcatAACCACTCATGTTGGTAATCCATACctaatgtgcccctttacattggtggacagtgggctTCTAGGGGCTTGCAGACACAGGTGGCTGGAGGGCAGTAAaaggattattattatttcagttacttataataGCACTGTCAATTATACActgacatcagtccctaccctcaaggagcttacaatctaaggtccctaactcccattcatacatactagggacaatttagacaggatctaattaatctaccagcatgtctttggagtgtgggaggaaaccggagtacctggaggaaacccacgcaggcacagggagaacatgcaaactccaggcaggtagtgttgtggttgggattcaaaccagtgaccctttttactgctaagcgagagtgctatccactacaccactgtgccaagcagttgagccatggttttactgcccctcaataCTGTACACCTGCTTCGGCTGTGATGTTTGCTTTGCATCCACCGCTAATATTTAATGGCATATTGCATTTGGTGGGTGGTACCGCTGTTGAACGCAACCAATTTAAGTGAAGGGGGTCATATCACAACCTCCTTCCAAATGTGTGCATTTGCGGTTGTAGCACAGTGGTTGTGCATTGTGCCCCCCTACCCCCTTATACTGGTAGTTGGTATGTCCCTTTTTATTGATGGGCAGTTTGCTCCACAAAAAAATTTACAGTATGGTGCTCTaccacaaacattacagtatacactactataaacATTACTGCATGCGGTTTAGAATCTTCCCCCAAATAAAAATCCACCTTTAGAGGGCCCATATAGATTATAATTATCCTCTAAGATCACATACTACCGTATAAGATCAGGAGTGTCCAATTAGATCACAATGCCATATAAATCAATAGTACACCCTTAGACCAAAGTGCCCATACATATTAGGAGTGGTCCCTTAGATTTCAGTGACTGGAATTTGGCATCTTGAAGAACTATTCTACTACAATAGTGCTATTTCACCATATATTATTGCTGTATATTTACATGGGAGACACTCTATAGCCAATGTGTCCAAGGACAACCATTCATCTGAAAAGTATGGTGGTTGGTGATGTTAATTGGCTGATGCATCCACACAGCAATATTTGAGTGTTTTCTATATACCAAATTTGGATTGGACACTTCATGCCTATGGACTTTTGCCCTTTTGAATTATACAGTTGAAGGTGCATACAGtggattcataaagtattcagacccctattcagacattctatgcattaaggtgaaaaaacttctgacaataccgccgcccccagcccccccgttttacttacctgacgcttcGAAAGTCAGCTTTGCGTTCCCGAcagctattcctccgctcaccctggccgctgattggctacagtggatggattggaagcagcgcagccattggcttgcgctgctgtcaatcacatccaatgacgcagcgtgctggggggcggggccgagtgatacagtgagcggctatagccgccggctgtatcacgggagcgcgcccgcaagcactcaccaccatgcgagggagctcgcattaaggtggttaatgcttgcggggaggagctgaaacagccgccgagggaccccagaagaccaggttcggggccactctgtgcagaacgagctgcacagtgaaggtaagtataacatgtgttattttaaaaaaaaaaaaaaaattttcctttacaacccctttaaaatctggtctgttaatgggtccagaggacaggagttgagaaccactggtttagaaccTTGTCCATCTCCACACAGAAACTCTGGAAGTCAGTCAGCGTGACCATCAGGTTCATAGTCActtctcttagagccctttcacactggggcggtttgcaggcgctattgcgctaataatagcgcctgcaaaccgacccgaaagtgccgctgctttcacactggagcgatgcgctggcaggacagtaaaaaaaggtcctgctagtagcatcttcggagcggagtgtataccgctcctgcccattgaaatcaatgggacggcgcggctataccgccggcaaagcgcctctgcagaggtgctttgcggtggtatttaaccctttctcgaccactagcagggggttaagctgccccactagtggccgcataccgacggtaaaacgccgctaataatagcggcgttttaccgccgacgcctcagtgtgaaagggctcttactgagGCCCTTCTACCTTATTGCTCAGTTTGGCTTGGTGACCAGCTCTTGGTAgagtcctggttgtgccaaacAACTTCCATTTAGGaaatatggaggccactatgcacttgggcagtggttctcaaccctgtcctcaagtacccccaacagggaatgtttgcaggttttcctttatcttgcacaggtgctttaaatcagagtcaatgtttGGTATTTTGTACAGCTAttttaagagaaattcccaaaacatggcctgttgggggtacttgagggcagggttgagaaccactgctcttgcAGCAGAAAGGTTTTGCAACCTTCCCCAGAGCTATGCCTTGCAATAATGTCTCTAAGCTCTGCagacagtttctttgacctcatggttTTTGTTCCATAACAGTGTG encodes:
- the LOC141110416 gene encoding uncharacterized protein, with the translated sequence MSEENSVIEFLRDRGLPEETLQVLQNEKIDRDIILLMEDHSLSKYIPSYGDRIALFNFCRRSEPLSKRKMGLFEKLRNKMKLRKTQPEKSLLSKDHDEAEIEPKKKLSVTRMIEVGWINEVKGTLKQVRTKQGGGTRKVKMSKEAGKTEILHEAKKLFFPNGNSPRGKESLFTFDVCDFQQNPLSDDITIGKMYELVKLSVLRFYLKTVIKADTEGGDSTYFPSLPTSVCVGATQSEHYSTNNTPVLIENILMEEGDIAVQASALGELTNSDNEINFGPLDTSDEILESTLLWLSPSPAENEEEYTLTIHHANCLTDMITAFSNPEILRQNIHVRRLFPDGSEEPACGSGVMRDTLCHFWEEFYERCTLGNSCKVPFIRHDFTYETWKAIARIILKGYKDCGYLPIKLALPFMHEVLFGSIYADIIEYFFEYVSYSEKETLATALDTFSAVDEAELMDVLDDYGCRRKVTSTSYRATLFEIAHKELIQKPMFVIDAWKEILQEMQFITVDLLSQQYTELQPTCQKVLKQLEFPIAMSPKENEVSKYLKKYIRELTKSNLCKFLRYCTGSDLNMPGIIYVQFEEMPSFSRRPIARTCGRVLHLSENYENYPDFRSEFNGILDCNIWVMEIV